From Cardiobacteriaceae bacterium TAE3-ERU3, a single genomic window includes:
- a CDS encoding helix-hairpin-helix domain-containing protein, with protein sequence MKLFKSIIVTTILLASTSFAKVNINTANVDELSALKGIGEVKAEAIIKYRTEHGEFKSIEELTNIKGIGDSTVNKIKADIKLKGETDLSDVGQ encoded by the coding sequence ATGAAACTTTTCAAGTCAATTATTGTTACAACCATCCTTCTAGCGTCCACATCATTCGCAAAAGTAAACATCAATACTGCCAATGTAGATGAACTCTCTGCACTTAAAGGTATCGGCGAAGTCAAAGCAGAAGCCATCATCAAATACCGGACTGAACACGGCGAGTTCAAAAGTATTGAAGAACTGACGAATATCAAAGGAATAGGAGATTCCACGGTCAATAAAATAAAAGCAGATATCAAGCTTAAAGGCGAGACGGATTTATCGGACGTTGGCCAGTAA
- the acnA gene encoding aconitate hydratase AcnA yields the protein MTNNSDVQNLKVGDKEYLYYPLTSVASEEHLAKLPYSIKILLENLLRFQDGESVKADDVEALATWAPGSVIDKEIAFTPSRVVLQDFTGVPAVVDLAAMRDAMTQLGSDPQQINPLVPVDLVIDHSVMVDHFGTDSALEQNAELEFERNNERYKFLRWGQKAFDQFRVVPPDTGIVHQVNLEFLAHVVFRREEGDKTVIYPDTLVGTDSHTTMINGLGVLGWGVGGIEAEAAMLGQPITMLVPEVVGFELTGKLQPGVTATDLVLTVTQMLREHGVVGKFVEFFGDGLADLPLADRATIANMAPEYGATCGIFPIDEETLNYMRLSGRDDDLIELTREYAKAQHMFREEGARPQYNATLTLDMGEVVPSVAGPKRPQDRIILDELSAKVQDLIPDEPKSAEVTLDGETFTLEDGDVVINAITSCTNTSNPSVMLAAGLVAKKAVELGITRKPWCKTSLAPGSQVVTEYLEKAGLLPYLDQIGFNVVGYGCTTCIGNSGPLPDEIGKAIDENDLTVASVLSGNRNFEGRVHAKVKMNFLASPPLVVAYSILGSVRKDITKDPIATDKNGNDVYLKDIWPTFDEVQQQLKAIEREMYVTGYEDVFKGPQMWQDIQVEASETYSWDEESTYIKNPPYFVGMPKEAPDHLESITGARVLARLGDSITTDHISPAGSIGEDTPAGKYLKSRGVSVKDFNSYGSRRGNDDVMVRGTFANIRLRNELAPGTEGGFTTHYPSNEVTTIYEASQQYQKDNVPLVVLAGKEYGTGSSRDWAAKGTLLLGVKAVIAESYERIHRSNLVGMGVLPLQFDDGESRETLGLKGDEIFDFEPIEKGAKRLKVTAKSEDGDEKHFTAIVRIDTPKEWAYYQHGGILQYVLRQLDK from the coding sequence ATGACTAATAATTCTGATGTGCAAAATTTGAAGGTTGGGGATAAAGAATACCTTTACTACCCTCTTACGTCAGTAGCGTCCGAAGAGCATTTGGCAAAGCTGCCTTATTCAATTAAAATTCTTTTGGAAAACTTGCTGCGTTTTCAAGATGGTGAGTCGGTTAAAGCAGATGATGTCGAGGCCTTGGCAACATGGGCGCCTGGAAGTGTCATTGATAAAGAGATTGCATTTACGCCTAGTCGTGTTGTTTTACAGGACTTCACAGGAGTTCCCGCTGTCGTCGATTTGGCTGCGATGCGAGATGCGATGACGCAGTTGGGTAGTGATCCTCAGCAAATTAATCCTTTGGTTCCTGTAGATCTAGTTATTGACCACTCAGTAATGGTTGATCATTTTGGAACTGATAGCGCTTTGGAGCAAAATGCGGAATTAGAGTTTGAGCGTAACAATGAGCGCTATAAGTTCTTGCGCTGGGGGCAGAAAGCTTTTGATCAATTCCGTGTAGTACCACCAGATACAGGTATTGTTCATCAGGTTAACCTTGAGTTTCTTGCTCATGTTGTTTTCCGTCGTGAAGAAGGCGATAAGACGGTTATTTACCCAGATACTTTGGTGGGGACAGATAGCCATACCACAATGATTAATGGCTTGGGTGTGTTAGGCTGGGGTGTCGGTGGTATCGAAGCAGAAGCTGCTATGTTGGGTCAGCCGATTACAATGCTTGTCCCTGAAGTAGTTGGTTTTGAATTGACCGGGAAATTGCAACCAGGTGTTACCGCGACAGACTTGGTTTTGACAGTTACGCAAATGCTGCGTGAACATGGCGTTGTAGGTAAGTTTGTTGAGTTCTTTGGTGATGGTCTTGCTGATTTGCCTTTGGCTGACCGCGCTACGATTGCCAATATGGCACCTGAGTATGGTGCGACATGCGGTATTTTCCCGATTGATGAAGAAACATTGAATTACATGCGCCTTTCAGGCCGTGATGATGACCTGATTGAGCTGACGCGTGAATATGCTAAAGCACAGCATATGTTCCGTGAAGAAGGTGCTCGTCCTCAATACAATGCAACTTTGACTTTGGATATGGGCGAAGTAGTTCCTTCAGTTGCAGGGCCTAAGCGTCCACAAGACCGTATTATCCTTGATGAGTTGAGCGCAAAAGTACAAGACTTAATTCCTGATGAGCCGAAGTCGGCGGAAGTTACACTGGATGGTGAGACGTTTACACTTGAAGACGGTGATGTTGTGATCAATGCAATCACGAGCTGCACCAATACTTCAAACCCATCGGTTATGCTTGCAGCAGGTTTGGTTGCTAAAAAAGCTGTCGAGCTAGGCATTACTCGTAAACCTTGGTGTAAAACATCTTTGGCACCTGGCTCACAGGTGGTCACCGAGTACTTGGAGAAAGCAGGACTTTTGCCGTACTTGGATCAGATTGGTTTCAACGTTGTTGGTTACGGCTGTACAACTTGTATCGGTAACTCAGGACCTTTGCCAGATGAAATTGGTAAAGCAATTGATGAGAACGACCTAACTGTAGCTTCTGTACTCTCAGGTAACCGTAACTTCGAAGGTCGTGTACATGCCAAAGTAAAAATGAACTTTTTGGCTTCGCCTCCTTTGGTTGTTGCATATTCTATTTTGGGTAGCGTGCGTAAAGACATTACCAAAGATCCGATTGCAACAGATAAGAATGGTAATGACGTTTATCTGAAGGATATTTGGCCGACATTTGACGAGGTACAGCAGCAGCTTAAAGCCATTGAACGTGAGATGTATGTTACTGGCTATGAGGATGTCTTCAAAGGTCCTCAGATGTGGCAGGATATTCAGGTCGAAGCTTCAGAGACTTATTCTTGGGATGAGGAGTCAACTTACATTAAGAATCCACCATATTTCGTGGGTATGCCTAAAGAAGCTCCAGATCATCTTGAGTCAATTACAGGTGCACGTGTATTAGCTCGCCTTGGCGACAGTATTACAACTGACCACATCTCACCAGCAGGTTCTATTGGTGAAGATACTCCAGCTGGTAAATACCTTAAGTCTCGCGGTGTTTCGGTCAAGGACTTCAACTCCTATGGCTCCCGTCGTGGTAACGATGATGTGATGGTTCGCGGAACATTTGCCAATATTCGACTGCGTAATGAGTTGGCACCTGGTACTGAGGGTGGCTTTACTACTCACTATCCTAGTAATGAAGTGACGACGATCTATGAAGCGTCACAGCAGTATCAGAAAGACAATGTTCCTTTGGTTGTACTTGCTGGTAAAGAGTACGGTACTGGTTCTTCTCGTGACTGGGCCGCTAAAGGTACTTTGTTGTTAGGCGTTAAGGCTGTCATTGCTGAAAGCTATGAGCGTATCCACCGTTCCAACCTTGTTGGTATGGGGGTGTTGCCTCTGCAGTTTGATGATGGCGAATCTCGTGAAACACTAGGGCTGAAAGGTGATGAAATTTTCGATTTCGAGCCTATCGAGAAAGGTGCGAAGCGCTTGAAAGTTACCGCTAAGAGTGAAGATGGAGACGAAAAACACTTTACTGCTATTGTGCGTATTGATACGCCAAAAGAGTGGGCTTATTATCAGCATGGCGGTATCCTGCAATATGTATTACGTCAGCTAGATAAGTAA
- the erpA gene encoding iron-sulfur cluster insertion protein ErpA yields the protein MSAIETFIAEVNFTDAAAEKVFDLIEEEGNNDLKLRVFVTGGGCSGFQYGFTFDEAIQDGDAVVEKNGVTLLIDSISYPYLENAEIDYKEDLSGAQFIIRNPNAQTTCGCGSSFSP from the coding sequence ATGAGTGCTATTGAGACATTTATTGCAGAAGTGAACTTTACGGATGCCGCTGCAGAAAAAGTATTCGATTTAATTGAAGAAGAGGGTAACAATGATCTGAAATTAAGGGTTTTTGTTACAGGAGGCGGCTGCTCCGGATTTCAGTATGGCTTTACTTTTGATGAGGCTATTCAGGATGGAGATGCTGTTGTTGAAAAAAATGGCGTGACACTACTTATTGATAGTATCAGCTATCCGTATTTGGAAAATGCAGAAATTGACTATAAAGAAGATCTTAGTGGTGCCCAGTTTATTATCCGTAACCCTAATGCGCAGACGACTTGTGGGTGTGGTTCTTCGTTTTCTCCATAG
- a CDS encoding recombination protein O N-terminal domain-containing protein produces MAISFNNDRTFVLKRTFYREQHYLLDLFHSELGRFRASARIAKTASYRFTDQWALFQEILIDGHRKSDLASVWRGEPYRNFPLAKAQHLAAYYLNELLLGYLPADDPAPEIYQAYISALTEPSRHSYRLLEFQLIEHLGLVPQINGDGDYYLLSFEHSMPILNVSNRGFDGKLIEAIKRKNTDLLGSHIQTKSLFQQILHHQCPLSHKTRNISRELHQLSTRSK; encoded by the coding sequence ATGGCTATCAGTTTCAATAATGACCGGACTTTTGTCTTAAAGCGCACCTTTTATCGTGAACAACACTATTTACTCGATCTATTTCATTCTGAGTTAGGTCGATTTAGAGCAAGTGCCCGAATAGCAAAAACTGCTTCCTATAGATTCACAGATCAATGGGCACTATTTCAAGAAATATTGATTGATGGGCATCGAAAATCTGATCTGGCAAGTGTATGGAGAGGTGAACCTTATCGCAACTTCCCCTTAGCCAAAGCACAACACCTAGCAGCTTATTATCTTAATGAGCTACTGCTGGGTTACTTACCTGCTGACGACCCAGCACCAGAAATATATCAGGCTTATATTTCTGCGTTAACAGAGCCCTCTAGGCATTCATATCGCCTGCTAGAATTCCAACTTATAGAACACCTTGGGCTAGTGCCTCAAATTAATGGAGATGGTGACTACTATTTATTGTCTTTTGAGCACTCAATGCCTATTTTGAATGTATCAAACCGTGGATTTGACGGAAAGTTAATTGAGGCAATTAAGCGCAAAAATACTGACCTATTAGGAAGCCACATACAGACGAAATCCCTCTTCCAGCAAATCCTCCATCACCAATGCCCTCTATCGCATAAAACCCGGAATATCTCGCGCGAACTACACCAGCTATCTACCAGGTCCAAGTAA
- the pilB gene encoding type IV-A pilus assembly ATPase PilB, giving the protein MSQYDLLVSYMVQHKICTAEQLREAQNSAQKKRAPFIHQLLSDGLLDASRLSEVNRAVYNLPVVALREMDIRRELTAQFKEEVVRKHQAIPVYVLGGRLYLATYDPSNRMMFDEFKYQGNYNAVEPIIANIDAIEAMIEDHYSGSINMDDLLAEENQDIDLDAIGDAIGSIAGEEEAPVVRFVTGILLDAIRSGASDLHFEPYENTYRIRFRRDGVLQEVATPPPSIANRITARLKVMADLDIAEKRVPQDGRIKLQVSESKAIDFRVNSLPTLFGEKIVLRILDSSAAKLNIDVLGFEPEQKKNYLDALAKPQGLILVTGPTGSGKTVSLYTGLNLLNKPTVNISTAEDPVEINLPGINQVNVNPKTGLDFAAALKAFLRQDPDIIMVGEIRDITTGEIAVKAAQTGHLVLSTLHTNDVPQTIARLVNIGIPTYNIAASVNLIMAQRLARRLCNHCKVRDRKHHHEELVALGFDEEEIDDLRIYTAKGCERCSYQGYRGRAGIYQVVPISEDVADLILRNASAADIEEQCRKEGHWDLRQSALNKVRQGMTSIEEVLRVTSE; this is encoded by the coding sequence ATGAGCCAATATGATTTGCTTGTTTCTTATATGGTGCAACATAAAATTTGCACTGCAGAGCAGTTACGTGAAGCACAAAATAGCGCACAAAAAAAACGAGCCCCTTTTATTCACCAACTATTGAGTGATGGTTTGTTGGATGCTTCTCGTCTTTCTGAGGTTAATCGTGCGGTTTACAACTTGCCTGTAGTGGCACTACGGGAAATGGATATTCGCCGTGAGCTTACTGCGCAATTTAAAGAAGAAGTTGTCCGTAAACATCAGGCTATCCCAGTCTATGTTCTGGGTGGGCGGCTATACTTGGCAACGTATGATCCTAGTAATCGTATGATGTTTGACGAATTCAAGTATCAGGGTAATTACAATGCTGTGGAGCCGATTATAGCCAATATTGATGCTATTGAAGCGATGATCGAGGATCATTATTCAGGTAGCATTAATATGGATGATTTATTGGCCGAAGAGAATCAAGATATAGATCTTGATGCTATTGGTGATGCGATTGGTTCAATTGCTGGAGAAGAAGAAGCACCTGTCGTACGATTTGTCACTGGTATTTTGCTTGATGCTATCCGCAGCGGTGCTTCAGATTTGCATTTTGAACCCTATGAAAATACATACCGTATTCGCTTTAGGCGGGATGGTGTTCTACAGGAAGTTGCGACGCCACCACCAAGTATTGCAAATCGTATTACTGCAAGACTAAAGGTTATGGCAGATCTGGATATTGCCGAAAAACGGGTTCCCCAAGATGGTCGTATAAAACTTCAAGTATCTGAAAGTAAAGCGATAGATTTTCGTGTAAACTCTCTTCCGACGCTATTTGGTGAAAAAATTGTATTGCGTATACTAGATAGCTCAGCAGCGAAATTAAATATTGATGTCTTGGGTTTTGAGCCAGAGCAGAAGAAAAATTATCTAGATGCTCTTGCGAAACCGCAGGGATTGATTTTGGTTACAGGACCGACCGGGTCGGGGAAAACAGTTTCGCTGTATACTGGGCTAAATTTGCTTAATAAGCCGACCGTAAATATTTCTACTGCTGAGGATCCAGTAGAGATAAATCTCCCTGGTATTAATCAGGTTAATGTAAATCCAAAAACAGGGCTGGATTTTGCAGCGGCATTGAAGGCATTTTTACGTCAGGATCCAGATATTATTATGGTTGGTGAGATTCGAGATATTACAACCGGTGAGATTGCTGTCAAAGCTGCACAGACTGGTCACTTGGTATTATCTACGCTGCATACTAATGATGTGCCTCAGACTATTGCACGCTTGGTGAATATTGGTATTCCTACATATAATATTGCGGCGAGTGTTAATTTAATTATGGCACAACGTTTGGCACGTAGATTATGTAATCATTGTAAAGTCCGTGATCGTAAGCACCACCATGAAGAGCTTGTTGCGTTAGGTTTTGATGAAGAGGAAATAGATGATCTGCGTATCTATACCGCTAAAGGATGTGAAAGATGCAGTTATCAAGGCTATCGAGGGCGCGCAGGTATCTACCAAGTGGTGCCTATTTCAGAGGATGTAGCTGATTTAATTCTTCGCAATGCTTCAGCGGCTGATATTGAGGAGCAATGTCGTAAAGAGGGGCATTGGGATCTGCGACAGTCAGCATTGAATAAAGTGCGTCAGGGTATGACGAGTATTGAAGAAGTATTGCGAGTGACGAGTGAATAA
- a CDS encoding type II secretion system F family protein has translation MAEVKKKLKTYQWKGVNKQGKQIKGENDAQSDAMLKAFLVKQGLRNIVVKEKPKDIFESKGRIKSKDILFFTRQMATMLRAGMPVMRSLDLVGQSIEKPLRMRELVFDLYDRIQNGASFAEALAAHPLQFDHLYTSLVAAGEDAGMLESTMDNIAVNMEKGEATKKKVKKALTYPAIVMVFAVVVTAILLIKVVPVFAEFFESNGGELPAITQMVVTISDFMVNTGVYLLVGLVLFIIGFVFFKKRNRKLQEASNKFAFKVPIIGGILKCGANARFARTMSTLFNAGVPLMRGLTATAPATGSPIYEEAVIDIRDNVQNGQQLSFAMKNTQLFPTIAVQMTAIGEESGNLGEMLGRVANFYEEELDWRIDNLTAMIEPFIMAFLAVVVGGLLIAMYMPIFNLGQMF, from the coding sequence ATGGCAGAAGTAAAAAAGAAGCTTAAGACGTACCAATGGAAGGGCGTTAATAAGCAGGGAAAGCAAATTAAGGGCGAGAATGATGCGCAAAGTGATGCTATGCTCAAAGCCTTTCTGGTCAAACAGGGTCTACGCAATATTGTCGTAAAAGAAAAGCCAAAGGATATTTTTGAGAGTAAAGGGCGTATTAAAAGTAAGGATATTTTATTTTTTACTCGACAAATGGCGACGATGCTTCGTGCTGGTATGCCAGTTATGCGCTCTCTAGACTTGGTAGGGCAGAGTATCGAAAAACCTTTACGTATGCGTGAGTTGGTTTTTGACCTATATGATCGTATTCAAAATGGAGCATCATTTGCCGAAGCGCTTGCTGCGCATCCGCTGCAATTTGATCACCTTTATACCAGCTTAGTTGCAGCTGGTGAAGATGCGGGTATGCTTGAAAGTACCATGGATAATATTGCAGTGAATATGGAAAAAGGTGAAGCGACTAAGAAAAAAGTGAAAAAAGCGCTGACTTACCCAGCTATTGTTATGGTATTTGCCGTAGTTGTGACAGCAATCTTGTTGATTAAAGTGGTTCCAGTTTTTGCGGAATTCTTTGAGTCAAATGGTGGTGAATTACCAGCGATTACACAAATGGTCGTGACCATTTCTGATTTTATGGTTAATACCGGTGTTTATCTTCTGGTTGGGCTGGTGTTATTTATTATTGGCTTTGTCTTTTTTAAAAAGCGTAATCGTAAACTTCAGGAAGCGTCGAATAAATTTGCGTTTAAAGTGCCTATTATTGGCGGTATTTTGAAATGTGGTGCTAATGCCCGCTTTGCACGTACGATGTCAACTTTATTCAACGCTGGTGTGCCCCTTATGCGTGGATTGACAGCTACTGCACCAGCAACGGGCAGTCCGATCTATGAAGAGGCGGTGATCGATATTCGAGACAACGTGCAAAATGGTCAGCAGTTGAGTTTTGCGATGAAAAATACCCAGCTTTTCCCAACTATTGCTGTGCAGATGACAGCTATTGGTGAGGAGTCTGGTAACCTAGGAGAAATGCTGGGACGAGTAGCAAATTTTTATGAAGAAGAGCTCGACTGGCGAATTGATAATTTAACTGCGATGATCGAGCCTTTTATTATGGCTTTTCTTGCGGTAGTCGTTGGTGGCTTGCTGATCGCCATGTATATGCCAATCTTTAATCTGGGGCAAATGTTCTAA
- a CDS encoding A24 family peptidase produces MFDVAFFQSIPGIVLVAILGLLVGSFLNVVIYRLPKMMEQSDQFYCRSLLAGEEITEIESAKFNLLYPPSACPHCGQRIRFWQNIPVLSYMLQRGRCASCHEKISARYWMVEMLTMIVSVLVVLNYPDPIQLGFALILSWGLIALIFIDAETQLLPDIITLPLMWLGFIAGFMGLFVSLEASVSGAMIGYMSLWLVFWAFKLIMGKEGMGYGDFKLLAALCAFQGAFMLPIILFMASIVGLLVAVFNRIGFGVAMAFGPYLAIAGWITFMYGGAIAAYLGWGVVY; encoded by the coding sequence ATGTTTGATGTTGCTTTTTTTCAAAGCATTCCAGGTATTGTGTTAGTTGCAATTCTGGGACTGCTCGTGGGCAGTTTTTTAAATGTGGTTATTTATCGTTTGCCCAAAATGATGGAACAAAGTGACCAGTTTTATTGTCGTTCTTTGCTTGCTGGAGAGGAAATTACAGAAATTGAGAGTGCAAAGTTTAATTTGCTCTATCCTCCTTCAGCATGTCCTCATTGTGGGCAGCGTATTCGCTTTTGGCAAAATATCCCAGTACTGAGTTATATGCTTCAGCGCGGGCGTTGTGCCAGCTGCCATGAAAAAATATCAGCCCGCTATTGGATGGTGGAGATGTTGACGATGATCGTCAGTGTGTTGGTGGTTTTAAACTATCCTGACCCAATACAGCTTGGCTTTGCACTGATATTAAGCTGGGGATTAATAGCACTTATTTTTATCGATGCAGAAACGCAGCTGCTGCCAGATATTATTACGTTACCACTTATGTGGTTAGGCTTTATTGCTGGCTTTATGGGCTTGTTTGTCTCACTGGAAGCCAGTGTAAGCGGTGCGATGATTGGCTATATGAGTCTGTGGTTGGTCTTCTGGGCGTTTAAACTGATCATGGGTAAAGAAGGCATGGGTTATGGTGACTTTAAGTTGCTCGCTGCCTTGTGTGCTTTTCAGGGCGCCTTTATGTTGCCGATTATTTTGTTTATGGCTTCAATCGTTGGCTTGCTAGTCGCAGTGTTCAATCGCATTGGCTTTGGTGTTGCAATGGCATTCGGGCCTTACTTGGCAATCGCAGGGTGGATCACCTTCATGTATGGTGGTGCCATTGCCGCTTATTTAGGTTGGGGTGTGGTGTATTAA
- the coaE gene encoding dephospho-CoA kinase (Dephospho-CoA kinase (CoaE) performs the final step in coenzyme A biosynthesis.) has protein sequence MIVGLTGGIASGKTFCTDYLSSTYAIHIVDADLLAREVVQIGSEGLAQIRAEFGDIVITDDGSLNRAKMREIMIADAQARQKLNEITHPRVRQLMRDRLAQYTYDEANYQIMSVPLLLENKLERYADVVVVIDVDRDTQIKRLHSRDGSDATVASKMLAAQTSREGRITRANYVIDNSRGKSETTQQLDSLHQILCGLGAVRCGTRSSFEV, from the coding sequence ATGATTGTCGGGCTTACTGGTGGTATAGCCAGCGGTAAAACATTTTGCACTGACTATTTGTCATCAACGTACGCTATCCATATAGTCGATGCTGACTTGTTGGCACGAGAGGTGGTGCAGATAGGCAGTGAGGGGCTGGCTCAAATTCGTGCAGAATTTGGTGATATTGTCATCACTGATGATGGTAGCCTTAACCGCGCAAAAATGCGTGAAATTATGATAGCGGATGCTCAAGCCCGACAAAAGTTAAATGAGATTACCCATCCGCGAGTTAGGCAATTAATGCGGGATCGGTTGGCACAATATACATACGATGAGGCTAACTACCAAATCATGAGCGTACCGCTTTTATTGGAAAATAAACTGGAGCGTTATGCTGACGTGGTTGTGGTCATAGATGTGGATAGAGATACCCAGATTAAGCGCCTGCACTCCCGAGATGGTAGTGATGCAACGGTGGCCAGTAAGATGCTGGCGGCGCAAACGAGCCGCGAAGGGCGTATCACACGGGCGAATTATGTGATTGACAACAGCCGTGGAAAAAGTGAAACCACTCAGCAGTTAGATAGCTTGCATCAAATACTGTGTGGCTTAGGCGCAGTTAGGTGTGGCACGAGATCATCTTTTGAGGTGTAA
- a CDS encoding helix-turn-helix transcriptional regulator, translating into MDRAALPLTSEQMIQASRHQTDLYDGDYHFYQLQCGIHIHGGSLRARSNVTCRRMAKPYIAFVLLIEGTLRFGIGSDYHEISAQGQGQAVLINLSKEALFTRFLSQGEKLTKLTLNGLEQWLPKNTANLPSNAVQHWALSPTLKRLAKQWVSQPFTNDLAGNTHALQILNTCWETYRQELDRDESTCPTKIRIKELGLIDELERVYANGASNIDDIADALHISRRTLQRRVQDALGIPLQQWLLATKMQQAMEYLASGEMTIGEVAYHIGYRHPSNFIHAFKQHFGITPATVIQKHSQQHFSHLH; encoded by the coding sequence ATGGACAGAGCAGCGCTACCACTGACCAGTGAGCAAATGATTCAGGCTAGTCGTCATCAGACAGATCTTTACGATGGGGACTATCATTTTTACCAATTGCAATGTGGCATTCACATACATGGCGGCTCTCTACGCGCACGCAGCAACGTTACTTGCCGACGGATGGCCAAGCCTTATATTGCTTTTGTCTTACTTATCGAAGGCACTTTGCGCTTCGGCATCGGATCTGATTACCATGAAATATCCGCACAAGGGCAAGGTCAAGCAGTCCTCATCAACCTTAGCAAAGAAGCGCTATTTACACGCTTCCTGAGCCAAGGAGAAAAACTGACAAAGTTGACGCTCAATGGCTTGGAACAGTGGCTGCCTAAAAATACTGCAAATTTACCGAGCAATGCAGTCCAACACTGGGCACTCTCTCCGACACTTAAACGGCTTGCCAAGCAATGGGTCAGCCAGCCTTTTACTAATGATCTCGCTGGCAACACGCATGCACTACAGATTCTAAACACCTGCTGGGAAACATATCGTCAGGAGTTAGACCGCGATGAGAGTACTTGCCCCACAAAAATACGTATTAAAGAGTTGGGCTTAATTGATGAGCTTGAGCGAGTCTATGCCAACGGTGCCAGCAATATTGATGATATTGCTGATGCACTGCACATCAGCCGGCGTACGCTACAACGCCGAGTACAAGATGCGCTGGGTATTCCTCTACAACAATGGCTGTTAGCTACAAAAATGCAGCAGGCTATGGAGTACCTTGCTAGCGGGGAAATGACAATTGGCGAAGTCGCCTACCATATTGGCTATCGTCATCCATCAAATTTCATCCATGCATTCAAACAGCATTTTGGAATTACCCCTGCAACCGTAATTCAAAAGCATAGCCAACAGCATTTCAGCCATCTTCACTAG